A window of Bos taurus isolate L1 Dominette 01449 registration number 42190680 breed Hereford chromosome 8, ARS-UCD2.0, whole genome shotgun sequence contains these coding sequences:
- the CNTFR gene encoding ciliary neurotrophic factor receptor subunit alpha isoform X2 — MAAPVPWACCAVLAAAAAVVYAQRHSPQETPHVQYERLGSDVTLPCGTASWDAAVTWRVNGTDLAPDLLNGSQLVLRSLELGHGGLYACFHRDSWHLRHQVLLHVGLPPREPVLSCRSNTYPKGFYCSWHLPTPTYIPNTFNVTVLHGSKMMVCEKDPAVKNRCHIRYMHLFSTVKYKVSISVSNALGHNATAITFDEFTIVKPDPPENVVARPVPSNPRRLEVTWQTPSTWPDPESFPLKFFLRYRPLILDQWQHVELSDGTAHTITDAYAGKEYIIQVAAKDNEIGTWSDWSVAAHATPWTEEPRHLTTEAQAPDHDQHHQLTGTPAHHEDL; from the exons ATGGCTGCTCCTGTCCCGTGGGCCTGCTGTGCCGtgctcgctgctgctgctgccgtgGTCTACGCCCAGAGACACAGTCCGCAGG AGACTCCCCACGTGCAGTACGAGCGCCTGGGCTCAGACGTGACTCTGCCGTGTGGGACTGCCAGCTGGGACGCAGCGGTGACGTGGCGGGTGAATGGCACAGACCTGGCCCCCGACCTGCTCAACGGCTCTCAGCTCGTGCTCCGGAGCCTGGAGCTGGGCCACGGCGGCCTGTACGCCTGCTTCCACCGGGACTCCTGGCACCTGCGCCACCAGGTGCTTCTCCATGTGGGCT TGCCGCCGCGGGAGCCCGTGCTCAGCTGCCGCTCCAACACTTATCCCAAGGGCTTCTACTGCAGCTGGCATCTGCCCACTCCCACCTACATCCCCAACACCTTCAATGTGACCGTGCT GCATGGCTCCAAAATGATGGTCTGTGAGAAGGACCCGGCCGTCAAGAACCGCTGCCACATCCGCTACATGCACCTGTTCTCCACCGTCAAGTACAAGGTCTCGATAAGTGTCAGCAACGCCCTGGGCCACAATGCCACAGCCATCACCTTTGATGAGTTCACCATCG TGAAGCCTGACCCTCCGGAAAATGTGGTAGCCCGGCCAGTGCCCAGCAACCCTCGCCGGCTAGAGGTGACGTGGCAGACCCCGTCGACCTGGCCCGACCCCGAGTCCTTTCCTCTCAAGTTCTTTCTGCGCTATCGACCCCTCATCCTGGACCAGTGGCAGCAT GTGGAGCTGTCAGACGGCACGGCACACACCATCACAGATGCCTACGCTGGCAAGGAGTACATCATCCAGGTGGCGGCCAAGGACAACGAGATTGGGACGTGGAGCGACTGGAGCGTGGCTGCCCACGCCAcgccctggacggaggagccacgACACCTGACCACTGAGGCCCAGGCCCCCG ACCACGACCAGCACCACCAGCTCACTGGCACCCCCGCCCACCACGAAGATCTGTGA
- the CNTFR gene encoding ciliary neurotrophic factor receptor subunit alpha precursor, with the protein MAAPVPWACCAVLAAAAAVVYAQRHSPQETPHVQYERLGSDVTLPCGTASWDAAVTWRVNGTDLAPDLLNGSQLVLRSLELGHGGLYACFHRDSWHLRHQVLLHVGLPPREPVLSCRSNTYPKGFYCSWHLPTPTYIPNTFNVTVLHGSKMMVCEKDPAVKNRCHIRYMHLFSTVKYKVSISVSNALGHNATAITFDEFTIVKPDPPENVVARPVPSNPRRLEVTWQTPSTWPDPESFPLKFFLRYRPLILDQWQHVELSDGTAHTITDAYAGKEYIIQVAAKDNEIGTWSDWSVAAHATPWTEEPRHLTTEAQAPETTTSTTSSLAPPPTTKICDPGELGSGGAASAPSFVSVPVTLALAAAAATASRLLI; encoded by the exons ATGGCTGCTCCTGTCCCGTGGGCCTGCTGTGCCGtgctcgctgctgctgctgccgtgGTCTACGCCCAGAGACACAGTCCGCAGG AGACTCCCCACGTGCAGTACGAGCGCCTGGGCTCAGACGTGACTCTGCCGTGTGGGACTGCCAGCTGGGACGCAGCGGTGACGTGGCGGGTGAATGGCACAGACCTGGCCCCCGACCTGCTCAACGGCTCTCAGCTCGTGCTCCGGAGCCTGGAGCTGGGCCACGGCGGCCTGTACGCCTGCTTCCACCGGGACTCCTGGCACCTGCGCCACCAGGTGCTTCTCCATGTGGGCT TGCCGCCGCGGGAGCCCGTGCTCAGCTGCCGCTCCAACACTTATCCCAAGGGCTTCTACTGCAGCTGGCATCTGCCCACTCCCACCTACATCCCCAACACCTTCAATGTGACCGTGCT GCATGGCTCCAAAATGATGGTCTGTGAGAAGGACCCGGCCGTCAAGAACCGCTGCCACATCCGCTACATGCACCTGTTCTCCACCGTCAAGTACAAGGTCTCGATAAGTGTCAGCAACGCCCTGGGCCACAATGCCACAGCCATCACCTTTGATGAGTTCACCATCG TGAAGCCTGACCCTCCGGAAAATGTGGTAGCCCGGCCAGTGCCCAGCAACCCTCGCCGGCTAGAGGTGACGTGGCAGACCCCGTCGACCTGGCCCGACCCCGAGTCCTTTCCTCTCAAGTTCTTTCTGCGCTATCGACCCCTCATCCTGGACCAGTGGCAGCAT GTGGAGCTGTCAGACGGCACGGCACACACCATCACAGATGCCTACGCTGGCAAGGAGTACATCATCCAGGTGGCGGCCAAGGACAACGAGATTGGGACGTGGAGCGACTGGAGCGTGGCTGCCCACGCCAcgccctggacggaggagccacgACACCTGACCACTGAGGCCCAGGCCCCCG AGACCACGACCAGCACCACCAGCTCACTGGCACCCCCGCCCACCACGAAGATCTGTGACCCCGGGGAGCTGGGCAGCGGCGGGGCAGCCTCGGCGCCCTCCTTCGTCAGTGTCCCTGTTACTCTGGCCCTGGCTGCCGCTGCTGCCACTGCCAGCCGTCTCCTGATCTG A